The genomic region ATACCACATTATCACTTCTATACACTGTGCTGCATGAATATGAGTACAAAAGCAACTCACTGCAGGAGAATATAAAATTATCATCTTTGGTTTGTCAAAGGTGGATAGTAGGTTTAGCAAACACAGCTATAGCTACTGAAACAATAGCTAATAATATGACTGCTGAATCTGCACCATATTACTTTAACAATGTGGTTAGGTTAAAGGGCAAAAAGTTAGATTGgatatgcattttctttccatttGAGTGAAGCTAATTCATGTAGGTGAATATCTCAATTCTAAAGaactttaagaaaacaaaaaagctctCAAATTAAGCATAAAAACATTTAGTGAGTTTATGCAACTCTGAGAAATGGTAAAATAGCACTCCAGGGCAGACACAGTATTCTTTATTTAGATCAACTGCGTTGATGCTACATGAAAAGAAGTTTGGCGCTAACCTGTGGTTCTATATCCAGCAGAGCGATTTTGCCCTGCGTGTGGATCTTCTGAATGGTCTCAATTTTGGTGCCAAACATGAAACCCTGGAAGCTGCCATACTCCAGCAGCTCATTTCCAGAGATGCTCTTGGTCATGGCTTCATGGGAGATGAAGTAATATTCCTTTCCATTCTCTTCATCCTTACGTTGGGGTCTGGTGGTGTCTGCGCAAGAATGAGAGTTAAGAATTAGTGAGAATTAGCCCACGGATGGTAACAACCTGCACCACGTTAGAGGAATAGAAAGGCCATCAGTCTACTTACGTGGTGAAGGGTATGAAAACTTCTCGGGGTATCGTGTCAACAGTGCATTCTTAATATGACTCCTTCCAACACCAGGTGCCCCtgagaaaaaaaggcagaatTAACAAAACAGTGCTAATTTTTTAAGGAAATTTTAATCAGACCCAAACTGTGCTAACTATGCTTTCATTACCGTTGATTAAAGATATACTTATATGCAATTTCAATGAAGACACAATCTATGTTATTTTAACTTCTTGCTAAAGCATATTAAAGTTACTGTTACTTAACACATGTGGGCTAAAAGTGTAGGCTCTCAGCTATTGTAGTCCACTATTTTACAGGGAATCAGAGCTAACTGGACTCAAGTGACTCAAAACGGTTTGATAGACACATCTGAGCTATTCCTGTGTTATATCTCATTAATTCAAGCAGGCAAATAGTCTACAGCCGATTCCAAGTATGGCATCTGTTTTTGGAATTTACTGTTGTGAATCCACAGCATATATTCAAAAGGGCTCTCGATGCAAGTAAAGCAAGACATCCTTACACATCAATAGCAGTAGCATTAAGCGTGGCCTAACAGctgtcacaacaacaacaacaacaacaacaaaaaaaaaaccagaccaTGCTGGCAAAATGCATCATTAACAGACCTGGCAACCCATTAAAGAAAACAGTGGTGAATAATCACAGGATTCTTTTGATGCTAAAGACAAAAAAGCTGCACAGCTGCGCACAGCTGCAGTAAAAGTCTGACAAAGAATcgcaaacaaagaaaatttattctTTAGTTATGATCATGGGTTCCAGACTTCAGGCCTTCATTGCCCACAGAGGATTCTGGACAATGTTTTAACAATGAACATCTTATTATTTCTGAAACCCAGGAAAAAAGTGACTGATCTGAGGACTGTGCACATTTTCTGCAtcttgcttgttttatttcctATTGCGGTGATGTGGAAAGCAAAAGGCAAAGGTTACAAACTTATAATATAACTGAGCTAGGAAGCTTACCAATAAGGACCAGTGTTTTCCTTTGAAAAGCTGGGAGCCGAACAACCTCCTCATAAGAAATCACATCCAGCTGGTCAAAAACTGCAGAAGAAGATTATTTTAGGTCGCACTAGagaagaaatgaatgaaactgtGGGACTGAGAGTTGCAGTGTTCTACTTACTAGAGCTGTGTTTAGCTAGGTACTTGTccttgcacttctttttctttccaaatgGACTGCAGGACTGAGTGCCCTCTTTGGCCTTGCTTTTACTGGCCACCCTCCTGCAGGGAAAACAGGTATTTAAGTTAGCCTGAGAATATCTGGTACAGTTCACTCTGTATTAtaaatcagccacaacattaaaccaGCAAACCTAGATCGTGTACATCCCTAACATGATGTCAAAAGCGCTCTGACCACATGGGGCATGGAAACTGCCATTCTTAAGAGGATCTTGTGGTTTTCTATCACTAGATCCTTGGGGTCCAATGACTTGAGAGTTTGGGTTTTGATGGACTGAGCTTAGCCTGGCAGAACCCGTGAATAATTGTTTTGGTTGAGCTTTGGGCAGTTTGAAACCCAGTCAATCTGGACCAGTTTTATTCTGGTGGTGGGGTGCACTGTACTGTTTGGAGAATGGAGATGCCAGGCAGGACACTTTCCAAACAGAACATTGCAGTAATGGCAGGTATGCCCCTCCCTGaggctggaggtttcttcctgttaaaagggagttttcccttcccactgttgccaagtgcttgcccATAGGATGTCATCTAAATGCTGGCgatttctctctattattgtaccTTACCTTACAGTTACGTTAAAATATAAAGTTCTTTAAAgcaactattgttgtgattttggcgctatataaataaaatacaattggATTGATTTGTGATGTGATTGGTATATTAAAGAGTTTACCATTCTTGGAGCTCTGGAGAAGGTATGAGTCCAGCAAAGTCAGTAGCACTGCTCTCCACTCTGCCCTGCCACCAGTTTGGATCCTGCTTGTTGATGATCTGAATGATGTCCCCAGTCTGAAACTTCAGACCTGCCTCTTTGCATGGGATGAGGTCATCTGTGGCAGGGTCATAATTGAACTGAGCCCTCATGTACATCTGGAGATTGTGAACAAATCTTATTAGTTCCCCTGGCAGTAAAAGAACTAAAGATTTACAGTTGGCATTATGTAAGGTACTACTGATAACCTGCTGACCTTACCAGAGTGTTCAGTTATCACCCAACACTTATTTAAGGTCAGCCGGGAGTAAAGTTCTAATCTGTAGAACTTAATAGTTTATCTGAAGTCTACGATTCTGTGATTCTACTGATAACTGTGAATTCACCCTGAAGTAGAATACTAGTAAACAATTTCATGATATGATCTTGGACAGCTCCTTTCAAACTGTGGACATGGCTACATTTCTAACCAAGGGACAAGGTCTACTTGTGCgaataaataactgtaactAAGTAACTGTTTGTTACTTTTTATATCTCAGGTTAAAATCCAAAGGGTGCAAACTATGAGGAAACTGTCAAAGATCATAGCAGGAACACATGTAGGGTCCCCTCAGCGTAAATGATTACTAatgttagtagagtccatgaaCATGTATTTGTGGTTTCCCCAAGAGACTCCAGTAGAAGTTTACACAAGCTTACACCCCAAAATGTGCACAAACATTGATGCACTGGAGTGATCTGGGTCACCAAAAATGCTGTTCTCTGTATGGAAAGCATATTAACAATGCCTACATATTAATGCAGTGCAATCTTTAAAGTAAACTGCCATCACTGACCACAACAGGGACGAACTTTgatgctgaaaaaagaaatatatgtcAATTCTTTTAAAGCTATTTTAAGTTGATGTCGTCTGTACTTAAAAGTATGTTACAGGGCAGCCATTTTTATGCCACAAGAAAGATGTAAATGGAGAGACATGCTGTGGTCACTAGATGGCAGAATGAAACACACTACCAATGTGTTTCATGTCAAAAAGCAACAATGAGTGATGTTCTTAACATTAAAGCTAGGTTTATAGTCACCTGGTTTGTTCACTGACTAACAGCAGATTCACCTAAACAAAATCATTGTAAGCAAGTAAGATGCAGAAGAAAAAGACTGCGAGAAAAGTGACCAAACTAATACTTGACTGTGCTCTAATATGACCAGAAAAGCCTGCTTTCCTGGATTCACTCATGCAAATCTCAAAAGTCTCTTGGAGAGAATAAATATGAATCAAATTATTCAACATAAGCATCACAACACTAAAGCTGTGCATAGTCTGTCGGTCGTATCGTTACCTCGCAGATTCGGGATCGACTCTTCATGTTGGGTATGATTTTCATCGTGACGACTCCATTGGTTTCTCTCTGTATGTAAAATAGAAAtggatttatgtttttatagcaCTGCCGAGTTAAAATGAAGTGCAAAAACTGTGATTCAGTATAGCTCCAAACATAAATGGAAGGACTTAAGAGCTGGTGGTTTACCAGGATCTTTTGTAGCTGATCTACAGTTTGGTTTGTCACAGTTTTTCCATTGATTTCTGCTATTTCATCTCCTTCGTGTATAGACCCTGAAAAGACAAAGAATGCAAACTAGATGTCTTACTGATCCTCCAGTACTATAACAACTAATCAGGACATCAGATAAAACTCCCTCGTGACACACTATATTAATATCTTTTCTTGCACAATTCCtgcaaactgtaaaaaaacaaaacaaaaaaacaaaatgtgctgaATCACCTTGTCTGTGAATCATCCCTCCATGCAATATCCTGGCCACCGTGCATCGCTGTTTCTCGTTCAGTTTCAGAGTGACCCCCTACAGACACAGACCACAGTCAATGAGGAGGAATCATTTCTTTCAAATTTAAAGCAGGAGTACTGAGTGAACAGTCGAGGCTGATTACATACCATTGGCTCTGAAGCACTCTTTTCAAACGCCACTTCTTTCATCCTGGGAACCTCTGTGCAATTTCTGTGTCCAGCACTGCCGTTGGTATAAAAGTCAGCCCCCTGATTCTCATAGTTTTGCATAGCGGCCTgttaaaatgaagaaagaaaacaaatgaatcacATGACATCACAGGAAATGAAATTAACTAAAGAACAAGAAGCCTCCCATTATACAGGGAACCGAATTCACTATTCTGTCAGATCAGATCATTAGCTTACTGCTCTTTCTAATAACGGCGGCGGACACTTTCTGCCCTCGTGAGCACAACAGCTACGTTTCCTTTGCACTTTCAACATATGTTCAAAGTTGAAAATTAACCAGACATTAAAACACACTTCATTAACCACGTCCACTCATCTGGTCCACCAGGTTCGTGTGGTCATGGATACCAGCAGTGTGATGAACAAAGCACTGATGTAGCAAAACGAATACACTACGAAGCATGCTGCTTGAATGTTTGCTACAGAAATCAAATGTGTAGATTTGTGCTATTCTTTTACACCAAAAGCGTAGCAGGACAACCTCGTCTGAGTTATTTCCCGAGTGTAAGCATCGCCGTAAAAGAAGAAATCCACGTAGCTCCCCTGACAAATCAAGACACTACGGAATTACATTAAATCTACTGAGTACAAGATAAGATACCACGTAATGACTCTGTGAGAGTAAAGTGCCCTCCAGGATCGGGCAATGAGTGCACCATATCAAAGCTTTTATAATTTGTTCACTTAACTGACATCAGAGAGATGATTGCCTGCATCAGCAAACTTTCTTGCGTGAATATGACACATCAGCACtgcttcagcaaaaaaaaaaaaattatctacCTTCCATCATCagcattacaataatccaatCGTTATCACTGTCCACCTCACCAATAGCTTTAGCTGCTCTAAAGCCAACTCTGGGTTTAGAAACTACTCCTGCACTGATGAGCATCCAGTCAGGTCACTTCTCTGTGAGGTGTGATAGTAATTCATCAGCTGTGTGTGCTGTTAGCCATCGGGAGTGTTGAGCACCAGGAAAGAGTGAAAAGCtgtataagaaataaataaaaatcttgatATTCCGATACACGATATGTATCTtccctctcatttcttttcacacacaaaaaagaatctGCAATAATGTCCGCTTACTCACAAATCAGCTGAACGTGTCTGAAGAAAGGAGCAGAAATGTCTCTGATCTCTTGAGGAATTAGATTTAGACTAGCACTAAAGGGTCATTTTAATAAAACCCACCTCATCAAGATGTTGACAGTGAGCTCTGTCAGCTCCACCACTTGGAGTGTAACAAGATCAAGATTTAATTAAAGGTTTGAGAAATGCTTCAGTAACTGGAAACAAGCTATCCTTCAACAAGTATGGTCAGGTCATGGCCACAGTTTTAATGCTGGTTTCAAGTTTGGAGGAGCATCATGGTAAAGAAAGAGTGTTCAAAGCGGCGGCTTGTCTCTTCAGGGTGAAAAACAGAAGGTGACAGGCATGTAGAGGAAGACCATCCGTGCCGAGATAAATTAATTCACCATAAAAATCTATATCAGTAGTTCCATTTGCTTTTCTGCACACAGTTGGGTTACTAATATAACACAGAATAGTTGATTATACTTTATCTTTCTTACATgatctgctgtttttaactaaAGGAATATAAATCATCAGCCCTCCCCAATGAAGGGTTTacaggtttttgttttccttctattGATCTCTTGGAGAAACACAGTGGGAGATTAATAGTTGACATTTGAACACTGTGTGGTTAATGAGCTTTCcacaaaaaatgagaaaaaaaaaggaggaaagaacTGCCAAAAGTTCTGCGTGTCCCACTTATCAACTTGCCTCAACTTGCCTTAAGACCTTAAATGCCTTATTGTCTATCTAAGTAGGGCAGTACACAGTTATTAAGCATGAGATATTAGAAGCATAACTCAGTGcaaaggagcaaaaaaaaagggaaaaaaagtaagaaagaaagacacaaaataTGATTAATCAGCCTTAAACACACCATTTAAGATAATGCCCTCGTGACCTCAGTTAGAGACATGCTGATTAACACAGATCAGAAAGATATGTAGGCAAGATTGCAACTCAAGGCTATTGAACTGCAAACTGCTGATGTCAGGAATAAAGTTTCCTCTCTTTCACATTTCCCTCAGTGGCTCAGTGCTGACTTTTCAAATTCTGAGAAGGCACCGGTCTCCTGCTGGAAATCAAATCCAGGTCTAAAGTGTGCCAGAGATTTAACTCTGGCTTTCTCCCTTCCGACATATTCTAAATGTTTTCTGGGACATCTTTTCAGTCATACTTGTTAGCTTAGTCTTTGTTAGAGGCAAAGACAGTATTTTCATGACATACTCCAGGATCTTTAAGGGGAGGAAAATGCAAACAAGTTTAACAGTGTGCTTGGCAGTGTGGTGTAAACAACTTTTACTTGACTGATTCCTGAGCAGAGGCTCAGGGTAAGCTGTAAGCAAAATTACACAATATGTTTCAAAACTGTACGAAGGCACAGTCCCAGAAACGACTTCACAGCTGACATGTTACTTCTTTATGATCTTATTGCCGCTCTTAAATGCGTTCATATCACTATAGCCCAGCTGGTTAGTGAGACAGTTCATACTACTCTGTGAAATACAGGAACATAGTCTTATGATGGCtaaaagaaaaccaacaaaaaaaaacccccttcCCTAATGTTTTCCCCGAGTTGTCAAAATACTTGCGTGAATTTGTGAGAAATGGAGAACTGAAACTGCCACAGCAATGTCTGCTGATTTCAAGCTGAGGCTGACCGATAGTGCTGAGCAATGAAGAAGCTGCTAACACAGTAAAGATCTAAATGTTCTTTGTTTAAGAGATCAACACATTCAGCTGCTGCAGTATGAAAACATAAACGGGTCTATTCTTAGAGATCTTGTTCGGAAATAAACAACGATCACATGTCCCCGTATCTGCTTCCCGGAAGCAAATAAGAACAGCGAAATCAGAGGGgtctaaataaattaataaggtatatatatacaaaaaagaTCATCTTACCTTGTCAgactttggtttgttttgaagGAGCTGCTCCAGGTAGAGATCGGAAAGGGCTGTCCGGACGCTGTTCACGGACTCCAGTGTGACAGTGGGATCGTTTTTATTGGATTTTAACGTCATCTTTCCcgttagataaaaaaaaaaaacatacacagtGAACTCGATTTGCCCCCTCGATCAAAGTCCTCAAGACACTGGCCACAAACTGCTGATAAGGAGTGACTATGAGATAAGTCACTGTCGGAGATAAAAGTCCAAAGATGTGATCAGCAGTAGGTGAGGTTCATGCGATAACTACTGCAGGGACACCGCTGACAAAGCAAGTAAACATGCATCTGACTGCTGCTGTGCTCTGAGGGGCTGGCTGCTGATGCGTTCAAGTTCCCCGTGCGAGCTCAGGAATCtcattattaaatttattatCACAAAATGAGCGGAAATCAGAGAATTACAAACGATAATGTAGCGCTTcttattgttattttctttggATATTTCTACGTTGGCATCGTATATCCCTATTGATCTATAGGCTTTCTCTAAACTGCGATGTTTATTCAAACATCATCTACCTATGTGTCACAAAAACCCTTTTAAagattctttgtttatttttcgttttatttttttaaaaagagtacaaaaataattcaaaaccGGTGCTAAATAAGCCTTTGGAATCTGATGGGCCAACACGGAAATCAATTTCCATTTTGAGCCCCACAAAATGCTAAATGTCCCACAGGCGGAGAATGCAACATTACCGCAGCATTTTCAGCAGGGCTACCCTCTCAAGCTACAGAGAAGCAAAAAATAACGTAGTCCCGGTGATTCCAGCAGCTAGCTTGCAAGAACTTCAGTTTGGAACATAGTGTACCCAGCTGCAGTGTGATAGTCTCTCTGTGCtaatttaacaaacaaacaaaaaataatcagtGGGAAAGTCGAGTGATCCTATTACTGATACATTACTGAGTGATTACAGATGACATCAGTGTTGCAACATGCACACTGCATGTGATTAGGTTTAATACAGTGCAGCTGTGGGAGACTGTGAGCAGGAAGCCCCGTCCTTAAATGGCCTGTCTATTTCCACTGTGTACTCATACAACATATACAAGCATGTATGCAGTCTTTTTGACAGGTGAACTGAGGGCtggttcacaaaaacacatggaTTTCATCTCCTTTACTGTTTTAATGAACTTTAAATAGATTTATATTACACcgctttcaattcaattcagtctcATTTATATAGAAAACAAATCACTATatctcaaggagctttatattgcAAGTAGACTACAATAATAAATAGAAAACTCGAATAATCAGAAAACCCCCTAGCAGCAAGTCttgggtgacagtgggaaggaaaaactcccttgcaaaaagaaacctccagcaaaacCAGGGAGGGGTAGCCATCTGCCGtgaagagagcagagagaggataGCACAAAAGACACACATGGGAGACAGCCAGAGTTTAAAATTAACGATGAAATACAACATGGAGAGTGAAACAGAAGTGAGTGAAGAAGGAACAATCAGTGGATCATGAGAAGCCCCCAGCAGTCCGGAGCTATTGCAGATTAACTAAGAGAGGGTTCAGGTTCACCCAAACCAGCCCCAATTTGTTGAAATAGGAacattttaagcctaatctcagaaaaagagaatgtgtctgtctcccaaatgcAAACTGGGAACTGattccacagaagaggagccTGAAAGTTGGCTGAATCTTCTTCCCCTTACCGCCAaccagtcatggcagatggctgtccATCTCTGAGCCCAGTTCTACTCcatttaaagggagtttttccttcccactatcaccaagtgcttgctcacagggggtcatctAATTGtcggggttttctctctattatatGGGGTCTTACCTTACAATATTGGTACATAATGGTGCTATATCAATAAAGCACAATTGAACAGAGAGAATAGCCCTGTACACTCAGAATTCATCCTACTGCTTCTATCAGCTGTCACATCATGATACCCAGCTTTattcatttgtgaagccagaaGATACAAATCAACTAGCTAAACTATAGACATCTCTTAAAGATATAAAGGTCTGGATGACATCTACGTTCCTTCTTCATACTTTTCTCTTCTGATCATTCTGATACAAATTAATCCTGGTTTTatccataatttttttttattcatttatttttcaaaaatatatatttcagaTGCTTCCTGGCAAAGAAGATGGGAAATTGTCCTTAAAAGGTGTGTACTTCTCCACAATGGAAATCTTACAAACTGgaaattcatccatccattttcttccgcttatccggggccaggtcgcgggggcagcagcccaagcagagaagcccagacctccctctccccagccacctcctccagcttgtccagggaaacaccaaggcgttcccaggccagctgagagatataatatctccagcgtgtcctgggtctgccccagggcctcctcccgggaccagacaaagagtgaTTCAGAGGACCCCTATGAAAAGaccatcgagggaacagttcaccctgcccgggatagggttagcggggccccgccctggagccacgcccggggagggtgcccgagggcgagcgtctggtggccgggcacagcccgaaaaagggacatgggcccatcttcctgcaggcccaccacccgtaGGAGGCAtgtaggggtcgggtgcaatgTGAGCCGGGCGGCGGCCAGGAACAGAGGTCCTGGCGGACCGATCCCTGGCTACCAAGACTggaaattaaaagattaaattaaaccatattaGACTTTCCAATCATTTGAACCATATAGAAGTTACCAGGCTATTTCATAATGTGGAATATCACGATAATAATTTCATGTTATTCAAAAGTTTAGATGGATAGTGAAGGCTGATGGGTTTGCAGTGTTGTGGTGGATGTGGTAAGTTAGGTCGTGGGTAACTACAGAGATATTATAAAATAGAGAGCAGTGAAAGAACTGTGAATTGTATTGGAGACTTTTGTGACAGCAAAGATGGtgataaaagttttaaaagtttatttgaggacaacatcagaaaacatttaatttgatcAAATTTGACTTGACATTAtatgcagtttttatttcattaaaataaaagttaaatgaaAGTGCCCAGATGTTTCGGCATGTCTGCTGACTAACGGAACTTGCTTCCAGAAGGAGTCATCAATCCGAATATAAGAATTCCAAGTTTGACCTTCATCCCAGCTGTTTAGAGTCGTGTCCCATCTGTTGTTTCTGTGTTGGGCTAAATAGTGAtttctggtgtttctgtgtgtttttttatgtgtgacatcttatattattaaataaacTGTAATCAACAGGATTTATGAAgggttattatatttttaaaaaggacctgtttttaaggtttttttttttatgtctctgCAGTGTTGTACCCCATTATAATCAACCCAGTCCTTTTTGACCACTCAAAATATCTTTATAAaacgattctttttttttcttcttttttttttttttacatttatttttatttatttttttgcaattcCTGCCCTCTTGGGCTGATCTCTCttaaaaagccatttttaatgtcagtgaTTTTTActggaataaataaaagagttataaaagtatttttaacaacaaaaaaaacaaaaaataaaacaacaacaaaacagattGCGGCTTCTACATTGTGGCAGGGATATTGTTTCTGGCTCAAAGTGACTTGATATCATTCATGAAAGAtatatttgacatatgtttcacagatTATAGGCCAACAAGTTATTTACAACAGTTTAAATACGGACAAAAGttatttggcaaataccggaaatcactttttggaaCTTAAAGTTCCCCACCTGCCAAAACCCTCTTGTATATGCAAAGTATAAACAAACCACGAGCTGCCAACTCTTTATTgcgtggcacaaaaaaaaaaacgtgtagTAAACAGGAGGCAAGGAAATAGGTATTAAGCCAGCTAATGAGTTTAAGCTCCCCGATGGAGTGCCAGTTTCAACTCCAGAGGGAGCCAGCAAGCATGTTTCTATCAGCTGTCCACTCACTAAC from Astatotilapia calliptera chromosome 10, fAstCal1.2, whole genome shotgun sequence harbors:
- the mpp1 gene encoding 55 kDa erythrocyte membrane protein, with product MTLKSNKNDPTVTLESVNSVRTALSDLYLEQLLQNKPKSDKAAMQNYENQGADFYTNGSAGHRNCTEVPRMKEVAFEKSASEPMGVTLKLNEKQRCTVARILHGGMIHRQGSIHEGDEIAEINGKTVTNQTVDQLQKILRETNGVVTMKIIPNMKSRSRICEMYMRAQFNYDPATDDLIPCKEAGLKFQTGDIIQIINKQDPNWWQGRVESSATDFAGLIPSPELQEWRVASKSKAKEGTQSCSPFGKKKKCKDKYLAKHSSIFDQLDVISYEEVVRLPAFQRKTLVLIGAPGVGRSHIKNALLTRYPEKFSYPSPHTTRPQRKDEENGKEYYFISHEAMTKSISGNELLEYGSFQGFMFGTKIETIQKIHTQGKIALLDIEPQTLKLLRTADFAPLVVFIAPTNTAPQTENLQMIQKESDAILSTYGHFFDVVLINNDVDESVKGVEEAMERATSTPQWVPVSWVY